The Deltaproteobacteria bacterium genome contains a region encoding:
- a CDS encoding collagen-like protein codes for MRFGFILLVSVLLLLTCGCESQNGSDGSTGPQGASGEPGADGENGEPGTTGATGADGEPGVDGLEGETGPAGSQGPTGEQGPTGEQGPEGPEGPEGPEGTEGPQGPSGIIKVLDFDGQFGPAQLPGNNGNTVINPLACRTTSHVAGANEIAIATFHGTATPSAASTDIMYIDVMVSQNGGAFSTALAGYAAEGFADSVAAPSVAKRIALTAGVSYVFGAGFGSNAVMNVATGSFCQGVVTIAKIDD; via the coding sequence ATGCGTTTCGGTTTCATTTTGCTGGTGTCGGTTTTGCTCCTCCTAACTTGCGGATGCGAAAGCCAAAACGGAAGCGATGGATCGACCGGTCCGCAGGGCGCCTCCGGCGAACCGGGCGCTGACGGCGAGAATGGCGAGCCGGGCACGACCGGCGCAACCGGTGCCGATGGCGAACCGGGAGTCGACGGTCTGGAGGGAGAAACCGGCCCGGCGGGTTCTCAGGGTCCGACAGGGGAGCAGGGTCCGACAGGGGAGCAGGGTCCGGAGGGGCCGGAAGGACCGGAAGGTCCGGAGGGGACGGAGGGACCGCAAGGACCGTCCGGAATCATCAAGGTTCTCGATTTTGACGGGCAATTCGGCCCAGCGCAGTTGCCGGGAAACAATGGGAACACGGTCATCAATCCATTGGCGTGTCGAACGACGTCGCACGTTGCGGGCGCAAACGAAATCGCGATCGCGACTTTTCACGGAACGGCGACACCGTCCGCGGCCTCGACCGATATCATGTACATCGACGTGATGGTTTCCCAGAACGGCGGCGCGTTCTCGACCGCGCTGGCCGGCTACGCCGCGGAAGGATTCGCCGACTCCGTCGCGGCTCCCAGTGTTGCCAAGCGCATCGCGTTGACCGCTGGCGTCTCTTACGTCTTCGGCGCGGGGTTCGGGTCGAACGCCGTCATGAACGTCGCCACGGGCTCGTTCTGCCAGGGCGTCGTGACCATCGCGAAAATTGACGACTGA
- a CDS encoding DUF1499 domain-containing protein, translating to MRPANQGVGSCAFLHAAKLLHVRSASRDGWSDLGVNRRRVHEIRERFETNR from the coding sequence ATCCGTCCGGCTAATCAGGGTGTCGGCAGCTGTGCTTTCCTCCACGCCGCCAAGCTGCTGCACGTGCGCTCGGCCTCGCGCGACGGCTGGTCGGACCTCGGCGTCAACCGCCGCCGCGTCCATGAGATCCGCGAGCGATTCGAGACCAATCGATAG